AGGACATCATCAAGACCACGCATGATGTTCATGAATATGTTGCCAGGAAAAAGTTGCCGCCGGGATATCAACTGGTGACCTGGGGCGATTTCTCGACCTACGTGCGGGATCGCCTCAATTTGCTGGCCCGCAATGGCCTGCAGGGGCTGATCATCGTCTTTGTACTCCTTGCCATCTTCCTGGAGATTCATCTGGCGTTCTGGGTGGCCCTGGGCATCCCCATCGCGATGCTGGGAACGGCGATCATCATGCAATGGAGCGACCAGACGCTCAACATGATGTCGATGTTCGCGTTTCTGATGGCCTTGGGTATGCTCGTCGATGATGCCATCGTGATCGGTGAAAACGTTTATGTACACCGACAGATGGGCAAGAACTACATACAGGCGGCGGTGGACGGCACGGCCGAGGTGATTCCGTCCGTCACCACCTCAGTCATGACGACTGTGATTGCTTTTGCGCCGCTGTTCTTTGTGCCCGGAATTATGGGGAAATTCGTTTGGCTTTTGCCCTTTGGTGTGATCACGATGCTCCTGGTCTCCTTGGCAGAGGCGATTTTCGTCCTGCCCTGCCACCTTGCCCACGACCCGCGTCATCGCCGGGAGCGTGAACGCCGCCTGATGGAGCTGGAAGATTCCGCAGATGAGCAGGCTGCCGGAGGTGATGTTCCGGTCATACGAGGTCGGCGGCGTCGCTGGCTGGTGCTCCTCTGGCGAATGGCCAGTGTCGTTTTGATGGCGGCCGTTTTGATGTTTCTCGCCAGTGGTACCGTGCCGGGTGAGATTGCCTGGATTGTCTGGACGGCCATCGTGCTGGCCGTCGGAATTCCCCTCCTCGGGCTGTATTTACCAGCGATTGAGAAATTCACTAATGCGGTTAACTTCTATGCGGATTCGGTACTGCAGAGATTTATTGACCGGGTTTACACGCCGGTTTTGAAGTTGGCTCTTCGTTTCGCTCCGGTTAGTTTCAGTGTCGCTCTGGCTGCGTTGATCACGGCCTTGGGCCTTGTGGCATCGGGACTCGTTCCCTTCATTCCCTTTCCCAAATTGGATTCGGAATCCCTGGAAGCCAATGTTTACTATCCCGCAGGCACGCCTGAGGAGGTTACCAAGCGGGCGACTGCTGCGATGGAAGAGGCGATCTGGGAGATCGACCGGGAGTGGCGTGACAAAGGGATTCCGCTTGTCAAAACAGTTTATCGGGTAGTCGGAGAGACGTCGGCGGGGGCACTTCGGATAGGGAACGAACTTCCCACGGGCAGCCATTCGGGAAAGCTGGAAGTGGAACTCGTCAACGCCGAACAGAGACCCGTCACGAGTGAAGTGATCGTGAAGCTGTGGAGAGAAAGGGCGATGAAGCTGGGGCGGAATTTCCCCGGGGCGGAAAGCGTGACATTTCAAAGCCAGTCGCGGGGGCCCGGGGGAGCGCCCATCGAGTTCCGGCTCCTTGCACCCGTCCACAAAATGCAGGAACTGGAAGAGGTCGTGGAAAAATGCAAGGCGTATCTCGCTCAGGTTCCCGGCGTGTTTGACATCCAGGACGACGCGCGGGCAGGAAAGTGGGAATTCCAGATAAAAACCAACGATAAAGCCAAGGCACTGGGGGTAACCCTGGCCGATCTGGCAGGTACCATCCGCGCTGCTTATTACGGTGAAGAGGCCATGCGACTCCAGCGCGGCCGCCACGAAGTCAAAGTGATGGTAAGGTATCCGGAAGATGAACGCCGATCCCTGGCGCACTTTGAGGACATCCGCATTCGCGCGGGAAATGTGGAACGCCCCATTACAGAACTGGCTCAAATCAATATTCAGCGCGGTTATTCGCAGATCAACCGCATGGACCAGCTGCGCGCCATCGCCATTACGGCTGACGTCGATGAGGCCGTGGTCAACTCGCAGAAAATCGTGGAGGAGCTGAAATCAAAAGTGATCCCGCAATTGCTCGCCGATCCCCGCTATTCGGAGATCCAGGTGCGCTGGGAGGGAGCACAGGAGCAGACCAATGAATCCATCCAGGCGATGATTTGGGGATTACTCGTTGCGCTGGTCGCCATGTTCGCGCTGCTCACACTGGAATTCCGTTCCTACTTCCAGCCGATCATCATTCTACTCATCATTCCGTTCGGGCTGGTCGGGGCGATCGTGGGACACGTGGTCATGGGAATGCCGTTGACTTTGATGAGTATCTTTGGAATGGTCGCTTTGACGGGCGTGGTGGTCAATGACTCGATCGTGCTGGTGGATTTCATCAACATGCGCGTTGAAAACGGCATGTCGGTGAAAGAAGCCATTGTCGATGCGGGAAGGCGGCGTCTTCGGCCGATCATGCTCACATCGGTCACCACGATTGGTGGGCTTGCACCATTGGTCTTCGAGCGATCCGCGCAGGCCCAGTTCCTCATCCCCATGGCTGTGACAATTTGTTTCGGCCTGGCGTTCACCACCGTCCTTTGTTTGCTGCTGGTTCCCGTGGTGTATCTGCTCTATAGCTGGATCATGCCGGTGAGGGTGATCGAAGAACTGCCGGAAGAGGCTGTTCCCCGCGGTGCGGAGAGTGAGAGAATCCTGCAGCGAGAGCCAGAAAGTGAACGTGCGGCGATTGTCGAGTCGGCGTTTTCGATGGAAGAACCGGCAGAAACATCCGAGCCGCTCAACGCACCGCGAAGTTTCTGACGGTCTCGCCACTATTTTTGAAATAAAGCTTTGTAAGCCCCATCATAAATAGAGCAGCGCGCGAATGTCTGGTCCTTTTTCGGTGCTGGCGGCCGACTGGTAAGGCGGAAAAAGCGGGTGTGCTGAACTCTGCCCGATACCTGTTCCACCCGGGAAGCCGGTTCCCTCTCACCTGTTTATCCGATTTGGTAGAATGACGCGAACGGTGGAGGGACAGGATCTTTGCAAGCCAACAACCAGCAGCAGGAGAGTTTGTGATGAATCTGCGAGAGGAACGCTACGCCCGATTTGCTCTGGTTCGCGAGATGATGGAAACACCGGAGATTCTCGCCCGATTCGATCCTGCCGTGGCCGACGAAGCCTGCCGGATTGTGGAACAGACGAAACGGCTGTTCCTCACGGGCGAGGGTTCCAGCAGAATTTTCCCGGCCAAGAATTTGATCTACGAGAATTTGCGACGCGGCGGGATATGGACAATCGCCACCGACGGTGCCCGGCAGGCCCACGAATACCGCCTTCAGGACTTTACGGTCTTCGCGGCCAGTAACAGCGGCAAAACCAAAGAGGTCATTTCCCTGTTCATGAAGCTGGCCGAAGAAAACCATCCGCGTCGGTTGGGGTTGACGGCCAACAAAGGTGTCAAACTCGAAGAGGTAAGCACCCAGTGCTACCACCTCACATGTGGTCCGGAAAACGCCGTGGCGGCCACGAAAAGCGTGGTTGAACAGGCGCTGTTCTATCGGGCACTTCTGGCCCAGGCAGAGGGTGACGACCTGCTTCGCGTTTCGCGCACTGAAGCGGCGGAAGCAGCCCGCCACGTTCTGGAAATGTCGATTGATCCTGGTCTGATTGAAAAGCTGGTGGCGGCACCGCTCATTTATTTTGCCGGGCGAAATAACGGTGTGGCGGAAGAGCTAACTCTCAAGACCAATGAAATCACACGGAAAAAGAGTGATTTTCTGGAAGGCACCTACGCTGTCCACGGCATCGAAGAGGTGATGGATGCCAATGAAGTGATGGTGGTCATCGATCTTTTCCCGGCCGAAATGGAAAAATTCCAGCAGGTGCTGGCGGAAAAAGTGGGTTTGACGATCATTGCCATTGCGGCCGAACCGACGATTTTCCCCACCATTCAGATTCCCACGGTGCCCGGCTATGAAACGGTCCTCCAGCTTTTGGCAGGCTGGAATCTGCTTGTAGAGGTGGGAGTTGCCATGGGAATCGACCTCGATAAACCGGTGCGGGCCCGTAAAATTGGCAACGAATTTCAACCCGGCTGACGTCATTTCTCAGGAGGAAAGAACGGAAAGCGTCAGCCTGGCGTTTCTTCACAGCACTGCGGGCGGGGTGTCGGCGTAGCAGAATATGGGGCCGATTCCTGGGAAATTCGCGTGGGCTTCAAAGACGCTCCGCGAGGATAACATAGTGAGATAGTCTGGAAATATTGAATCGTACAGTTTTGGACTATAGCGGTTCATAGAACGAAGGATTATCGCGTATCATGGCACAGGGGATAGTCTATAAACGGCGGCTGGGTGATCGAAAAATCGTCTCCTCCGATGCTCGCGAGATTTTCGACGATTGGCAGGACCAGCAGGAGAGATGGATGTTCGTTTCGCCACACGATGATGATGTCGTGATTGGCGCGGGGCTGACCGTTCAGGCGGGACTTGCCGAAGGGGTCGAGGTTCACGTGGTTATCACCACCGATGGTCGGATGGGATACTGCCGCCTGCCGCAGCGGAGGACGATTGTACGCATTCGGGCGGATGAAGCGCAGGAGGCCTATCGTACGCTGGGCCTCCCTCCGGAAAGAGTACGCGCACTGGGATTTCCAGACTGTAATCTCAATGCTTACCGTGGACGGCATTTCACGACGATCGGCGATCCTACGGAAATAGAGGGGGCCAGCGGCCTTCAGAATGCGTTCCCTTATGTTCTGCGGCAAATACGGCCCACGCGCGTGTTTCTGCCCACCCCCACCGATCTGCATCCGGATCATAAAATCGTCTATGAGGAAATGCTGATCAGTCTGTTCCACGCGCAGGGAAGTATTTGGCCGGAACTCGGACCCCCGATTCAAAAGGTTCCTGTTGTCTATGAGTACGCCACTTACTGCGATTTTCCTGAACCGCCGCAGATTCAACTTGTAGTGCCCAGTGAATTTCACGAGCGGAAAATCAACGCCATCCGCTGCTTTGCCAGTCAGGAGCAAATCGAGGTGCTTGTCGAAACCCAGCGCCGTATCGGCCCTATTGAATATATTCGCCAGGTTGTCTTTAATTTGTATTCTCCAGAAAAATATTCACAGATCTTTGAATAATGAAGAGATAGTTCCCCACTGACAGAAGTCAGTCGGTCTGCTCTGTAACCAAAAGCCCCCTTGGGTGATAACCAAGGGGGCCGAATATAGCGCTTCAAGAAGGTTCCCATCCAAGTTACGCCTTGCGGATTTTTTCGCGTCCGCATTTGACGTTTTTCGTCGCGTTCCGGGTATCGACGATTAAAGGAGCATGCTGAACGATAAAGTCGTAGTCGTAGACCGAATGGTCCGTAGCAATCAGTACGCAATCCTGGGAGGCCAGAAACTCCGCCGTCAGTTCAGAACTGGTCATTTCCGGTACGCGGAAGTGCCGCATCTTAGGTAATTTAGGAATATACGGATCGTTGTAGGTCACAATCGCACCGCCGTCCAGCAGCATTTCCATGAGCGCGAAGGACGGGCTTTCCCGGGGATCATCCACATCTTTTTTGTAGGCCATGCCCAGGATGCACACCTTGCTTCCTTTCAGCGGCTTCCCGTGTTCATTCAGCGCTTTAATGACCTGGTGGATGACATACTCGGGCATGGAAGTATTGATCTCGCCGGCCAGTTCGATGAAACGGGTTGTCATGCCGTGCCGCCGTGCCAGCCAACTGAGGTAGAAGGGATCGATTGGAATGCAATGTCCACCAAGACCCGGACCAGGATAAAATGCCTGAAAGCCGAACGGCTTTGTTTTGGCTGCCTCAATCACTTCCCAAATATCAATTCCCAGTCGCTGGAAAAGGACTTTTAATTCATTGACCATCGCAATATTCACCGCCCGATAGGTGTTCTCCAGGATTTTGCAGGCTTCCGCTACTTCGGCGGAGGATACCGGAATCACCTGTACCACGGCGTGACTGTAGAGGGCGGTTGCCAGTTGCGTGCTCTTCGGTTCAATTCCACCGACCACTTTGGGAATCCGCTCGGCTGAATAGTTGGGATTGCCGGGGTCTTCACGCTCGGGGCTGAAAGCCAGATAAAAGTCCTGGCCTACTTTCAACCCGGTGGCTTCGAGAACTGGTAACATCACCTGCCGTGTTGTTCCCGGATAGGTGGTGCTTTCGAGAACCACGAGCTGATCTCGCCGCAACACCTTGGCGATGGCCTCGGTTGTGCCCTCGATGTACTGAAGATCAGGGTCCCGGCTCTCATTGAGCGGGGTGGGCACACAGATGAGAATGGCGTCCGGCTCGTTAAGCCGCGACATATCGGCGGTCGCTTCAAATCGCCCCGTGTTGATCCATTCCTGGATCCATTGGGACGGTATATGCCCGATGTAACTTTGACCGGCGTTCAGCTTCTGGACCTTTGCCTCATCAATATCAAACCCAATTGCCGAAAACCCCGCCCGAATGAACGCGCGAAGCAAAGGCAATCCCACATACCCCAGGCCGATAACGCCGACTTTGGCCTTTTTGTCGTTAATTCTCTGCAGGACCTCTTCGTACGTCATAACCGTGTGTCTCCTTGTGTGTCTAACTGAAAGCCCGTTGAGCTACCGAAATTTGGCGTGAGGCACCGCCAGGGTCATTGGCTGTAATCCCGCGAACGGGGGGTGCGCTGGCCAGGAAAAGCTTCCTGATAAGCTAATGTAGCATATTCCCTCGGCGGCGTACTGCG
This is a stretch of genomic DNA from Thermogutta terrifontis. It encodes these proteins:
- a CDS encoding SIS domain-containing protein, coding for MNLREERYARFALVREMMETPEILARFDPAVADEACRIVEQTKRLFLTGEGSSRIFPAKNLIYENLRRGGIWTIATDGARQAHEYRLQDFTVFAASNSGKTKEVISLFMKLAEENHPRRLGLTANKGVKLEEVSTQCYHLTCGPENAVAATKSVVEQALFYRALLAQAEGDDLLRVSRTEAAEAARHVLEMSIDPGLIEKLVAAPLIYFAGRNNGVAEELTLKTNEITRKKSDFLEGTYAVHGIEEVMDANEVMVVIDLFPAEMEKFQQVLAEKVGLTIIAIAAEPTIFPTIQIPTVPGYETVLQLLAGWNLLVEVGVAMGIDLDKPVRARKIGNEFQPG
- a CDS encoding nucleotide sugar dehydrogenase; its protein translation is MTYEEVLQRINDKKAKVGVIGLGYVGLPLLRAFIRAGFSAIGFDIDEAKVQKLNAGQSYIGHIPSQWIQEWINTGRFEATADMSRLNEPDAILICVPTPLNESRDPDLQYIEGTTEAIAKVLRRDQLVVLESTTYPGTTRQVMLPVLEATGLKVGQDFYLAFSPEREDPGNPNYSAERIPKVVGGIEPKSTQLATALYSHAVVQVIPVSSAEVAEACKILENTYRAVNIAMVNELKVLFQRLGIDIWEVIEAAKTKPFGFQAFYPGPGLGGHCIPIDPFYLSWLARRHGMTTRFIELAGEINTSMPEYVIHQVIKALNEHGKPLKGSKVCILGMAYKKDVDDPRESPSFALMEMLLDGGAIVTYNDPYIPKLPKMRHFRVPEMTSSELTAEFLASQDCVLIATDHSVYDYDFIVQHAPLIVDTRNATKNVKCGREKIRKA
- a CDS encoding efflux RND transporter permease subunit; translated protein: MKSILRWSIRNSPAMNTLLIGIVVVGLLSLFRMRREVFPEFNLDMILITVPYPGASPTEVEEGICQKIEEAVRSVAGVKKTYGVAREGAGSVILELRSDVADPQRVLDEVRSEVDRIPSFPELAEKPEVRLITFRRAAITVGVIGPDSDDPRAERALRELAEKVRDELVALPNVNQADLMGVRPYEISIEIPEHVLRKYGLTLQQVAQIIRRENIEVPGGTLRSHAQEVLLRGKNKGLTGKEIAEIPLITSPDGTILRLGDVATVRDAFADTTAFSRINGHPGMAIVVSSTSDEDIIKTTHDVHEYVARKKLPPGYQLVTWGDFSTYVRDRLNLLARNGLQGLIIVFVLLAIFLEIHLAFWVALGIPIAMLGTAIIMQWSDQTLNMMSMFAFLMALGMLVDDAIVIGENVYVHRQMGKNYIQAAVDGTAEVIPSVTTSVMTTVIAFAPLFFVPGIMGKFVWLLPFGVITMLLVSLAEAIFVLPCHLAHDPRHRRERERRLMELEDSADEQAAGGDVPVIRGRRRRWLVLLWRMASVVLMAAVLMFLASGTVPGEIAWIVWTAIVLAVGIPLLGLYLPAIEKFTNAVNFYADSVLQRFIDRVYTPVLKLALRFAPVSFSVALAALITALGLVASGLVPFIPFPKLDSESLEANVYYPAGTPEEVTKRATAAMEEAIWEIDREWRDKGIPLVKTVYRVVGETSAGALRIGNELPTGSHSGKLEVELVNAEQRPVTSEVIVKLWRERAMKLGRNFPGAESVTFQSQSRGPGGAPIEFRLLAPVHKMQELEEVVEKCKAYLAQVPGVFDIQDDARAGKWEFQIKTNDKAKALGVTLADLAGTIRAAYYGEEAMRLQRGRHEVKVMVRYPEDERRSLAHFEDIRIRAGNVERPITELAQINIQRGYSQINRMDQLRAIAITADVDEAVVNSQKIVEELKSKVIPQLLADPRYSEIQVRWEGAQEQTNESIQAMIWGLLVALVAMFALLTLEFRSYFQPIIILLIIPFGLVGAIVGHVVMGMPLTLMSIFGMVALTGVVVNDSIVLVDFINMRVENGMSVKEAIVDAGRRRLRPIMLTSVTTIGGLAPLVFERSAQAQFLIPMAVTICFGLAFTTVLCLLLVPVVYLLYSWIMPVRVIEELPEEAVPRGAESERILQREPESERAAIVESAFSMEEPAETSEPLNAPRSF
- a CDS encoding PIG-L deacetylase family protein; translation: MAQGIVYKRRLGDRKIVSSDAREIFDDWQDQQERWMFVSPHDDDVVIGAGLTVQAGLAEGVEVHVVITTDGRMGYCRLPQRRTIVRIRADEAQEAYRTLGLPPERVRALGFPDCNLNAYRGRHFTTIGDPTEIEGASGLQNAFPYVLRQIRPTRVFLPTPTDLHPDHKIVYEEMLISLFHAQGSIWPELGPPIQKVPVVYEYATYCDFPEPPQIQLVVPSEFHERKINAIRCFASQEQIEVLVETQRRIGPIEYIRQVVFNLYSPEKYSQIFE